A genomic region of Pseudopipra pipra isolate bDixPip1 chromosome W, bDixPip1.hap1, whole genome shotgun sequence contains the following coding sequences:
- the LOC135406234 gene encoding class II histocompatibility antigen, B-L beta chain-like, translating to MSSKPSPLPPSAPQLSPVSPPSLPVPPSVSISLVLSSSQPGPGRLLCSVMDFYPAPVQVRWFQDGQELPEHVVATDVVPNGDWTYQVLVMLEIPPRRGVTYSCQVEHVSLEHPLSRHWEMPPDTVHSKILVGVGGFVLGLVFLVLGLGFYLWEKVKGGPHGLCPPPSRTCSDFTGEV from the exons ATGTCCTCCaagccctctcccctccctcccagtgccccccagctcagcccagtgtctcccccgtccctcccagtgccccccagcgtgtccatctcgctggtgctgtcgagctcccagcccggccccggccgcctgctctgctccgtgatggatttctaccctgcaccggtgcaggtgaggtggttccaggatgggcaggagctgccggagCACGTGGTGGCCACCGACGTGGTCCCCAACGGGGACTGGACCTACCAGGTGCTGGTgatgctggaaatccccccccggcgcggggtcacctacagctgccaggtggagcacgtcagcctggagcaccccctcagccggcactggg agatgccacCGGACACCGTCCACAGCAAGATCCtggtgggggtcgggggcttcgtcttgggcttggtcttcctggtgctggggctcggcttctacctgtgggagaaggtaaagggggGTCCCCACGGGTTGTGTCCCCCTCCTT